The following DNA comes from Micropterus dolomieu isolate WLL.071019.BEF.003 ecotype Adirondacks unplaced genomic scaffold, ASM2129224v1 scaffold_185, whole genome shotgun sequence.
ttgtgatttggcgctatataaataaaattgaattgaattgaattgttctccatgtagtctgtcaGTATGATTAAGTTTAAGTCTGTTGTATGTTTCTTCCCTTGCGTCAGTTGCCTGTGCCTCTGTTTGGATCTGTGCCGGCCTGAGTTCTTGTCTTATTCTGTTTCTATCTGgtgttctctctgtctgcctatctcgttagccctgatccctGTGCtgctcccaccctgctcgttagtccctggtgtatatatgtttggtgtttctagtcagtccttgtccggtcattgttgtGATGTGTccctgtggtgtccgaacaataatgctgcgatgatgtgttgagaagaaatctgcttgacactgttcttgatcataaaagtttattacatcaaggagttcagcatcaattacaagctctgcagcagcttggagagtgaccctgcccgatgaccactctgtctctctgtacatcaaacatagcttatatagaatatgtttaggtatctgttagataccatagaagggttcagtccctacataaacactaatcactgctctccccttaaaaggtcactaatcctctatccagctgctgcagtgctattctaaactgttatgagtcaaatgcacatatgttatacaccacatgTGTTCAGCCAGGTACTGCACTGCCTGGTCTGCATTTTGGATGTTGCCAGTTTCCACTGCCTGTGAGATTTGTCTTGCCTGGAATCCTGGAACTGTATCTCAGCTCTTAGTGTCgtgcatttgggctctctcctgctttgcgcAATCTCAAACATGACCAGCCAGGAGCAGCAGACTTTTTTCTGGGTTGGTGTTTGACTTCCTCCACACCTCAGCTGATCTCCCAGCCAACGGTTCCTCAGTCCGTTAGGCTAGAATCGACTAATGCCCAGACAGCTAGCCTCAGGCCGTTTgttccccggcctgctagctGCAGGCTGGGAAGCATCCTCCTGTCCTGCCCCGCTAGTGCTGCTAGTCCTCCACCTgacctgcctgtttcctgatCGGCTAGGGCTGAAGTCGGCAGCTGTTTGCACTTGTTTCGTCACGACTGTAGCAGCTGAATTGGCGTGAAGCTTTCGCTTCTGAAATCCATGTTAAGACTTTtagaggacggctgctttactgaacctggactgtgtgtgagaccatTTGCAacgaagaacacagaacataaaTTAACGTTCTTCTGAGCTATCCTGTCGGCATGTTGGTAGATTTAAATTTGAAGTTAAGCTGCTGTGCCTTGTGCGTAAATGAGCGGCTCTCTTCATAGGTAGATGCTTTACACTATTTCACCCACCTGAAAATTCACATAACGTATTTATCTCATTCCCTTTTCCGAGGTAAATAGTACCTCCCAAAACTCTGCCCACAAACGGCAGagtttttcaagttgaaatgagGGTTGGGACAGTGTAATCAGCTGTGTCCACATGGTCCTAAAACCTTAATTTAAGTTATATTATGTTATCAGGGGTTTTTCATTAGACATTTTTTATTGACAGGCTATAGTCTACATATAAATAAGTCTGGACCTTGGTGACCTCATAGCTGGTGACGGCCATGGTTGGTAGGCTGAGTTTGTTACCTTTGTAGAAAGCCAGGCTCGCTGTTTTCCCTTGTTTCATGATCTATGACTATAGCTTcaaatttaaaggaatagtaaTTGACTTTAATCCagtaaacctttttttaaattcagtgaatatttcctcacTAATTGTCAAACCAACAGCACACGCTAATACTGCTCAGCCAGCATTAAACATGCTGGCAGGTTAGAAAAGTGGAAATAGTGGAATATATTTTGAATCGTTTTTAATTCAATGCTATTTCATTTATACAGTTAGACAGaattatctcattgcacttttcatgtagagcaggtctagaccatagtctttgtaatattaacaacaataacacaacAATTACCACAAAGAGCGAGCTCTTGGCGACAATGTCAAGGAAAACTCCCTTGAGCAGAACAGTTAAAGCAGGCTGTTTTAAtgatttcattgtttttcagttttaatgaCAAGACTCTAAGTAGTGCGgttgaaaaacacacaatgaaacAAAAGTCAGGTGTCCATAGCATGTGCACTACTTCTTGCTAaaaatcccacaatgcaatCTCTGTCATACTAGGAGATAATGAATTCAAGAGGAAGTAATTTAGACACAAATTATGCCACTTGTTactacatgttttgttttttctgactACATTGAAAATTGTTCCAGTTACTACGAGTACATATAAGAGCAAAATGTCGCTGTTATTCATTTTGAACTTTGTCAGGCCTAATCCAGTCTGGAGCCGTACACTTCCACCTCACACAGAGTCAGGAACTCCTCTCTTTCTggaatgacaatgttaacatagCGACCGTCCATCCCGTTACACTGGAATTCAGCAACACCGCCTGCCGGGATACTTGTGATCACAGCACACCTGGCAGAAGAAGCAGAAATCACTTTAGTTAACTCCAATAAAGGATGGTATCTGTTGCTTTAACAAAGGGTATGAAGCAGTAATGAAATCatacttttaaaaagtaaaaccaTATAAATtagataaaatgataaaatatgttgTATACTATTGTCCAGAAGATCTAAACTCAGTTAAACTCCTAAAGTCAGTTAAAAGCAATGATGTACAGTTTTAATACAGAAtgtgaacaatattttttttcacagtttagGTGCCATGACAGCAAAGTCACCCTTGGTTGCAAACATTGGAATACAAGAAGAGCGTTTTCTGCCGACCTAATTGTGAAGCCTTGACCGCAGTAGGTCAGAAATATAGCTTGGAGCTAAGCCATTAATGCTTTGTATGTGATTGGTAAGTAATGGCCTCAAGCGTTTTTGTGATACAAGATGttttgaacatgtttttcttAAATCTGCAGTAATTTATTTTTGACCACATGGCACAACAATCAGGAAATTCAACATATCGCCTAaatattatcaccttataaagttgttgtGGCAAACATGCTagcaaacatttttcttttcattgatTTTGAGTTGTGTTTATAGCCACCCAATGACGctctgtttcagtctccaccaacTCCGATATCTGCCTATAGCTGCTAAACTAGGGTTGTCCCTGAAAGTGTTGGAGCCCTAGGCGAGATTTTATATTGGCGCCCCACGACCCCGATATTGCTTGGCTGAAATAGTCACAACGTCTTGCAGACACAGAACTGGTTGAGACAAGCAGGAAGAAATCGTaactaaatgaaaacacttgggatcaggcagaaatctcacctcaaatccacacaaatgttaacatCAGCACCTCCGACAAAcggcagctcacagtcccaaacagatcAAGTTTGCACCtcagttattacatttttatgttgcaaaactacCAGCTACATTATCACTATGGCACAATCTGGCTGCGACTCACAGCTGCTCACAGCGTGAGGTGCACTTGGTTACCATCATTGCGTACGCTGGTGTCGCATCAGTGGACAGAGTTGATTCACGCCGAGTTGAAAACTTTCTCTTGCGGCTCCCTCTTGACAATTTGCATTCTAGGCAACTGCCTAAGTCGCCTATGCCACGGGCCGGCCCTGTGCTAAACGCTCCACTGTGTTaaccagctagtcactaacttgTCTGTTTGCTGTTTGGTGCTAGGCAGGTAGCATACACCGTGTTTATCAGGAGTTTTTTGACTGACAAAAGCTGTCACTGCGCTGTAAGAGCAGTGAGATAAAAATAGATAAGTTGCAGGACGTAACGAATGTTAGAATGCTAACAAAGTACTGCTAAAAATGATAGGAATGACATTAGTTTgctggtatttggtcataaagtaTTGGCCTAATTGaaattattacaattcatcctgagtgGAAAGTGAACTTTTGATctgtaaaacatttcacataatATTTCAATCTGGACCAAAGCAGTGGACCAACCActaaaatggtttaaaatatttataagaGCAGCTGTAAAAGAGGTTGTGCTGAATTACTGCACAAATGTATTAAtagatgtaaataaaaaaaacaggttcTTTAAATGAACAGTCTGTAAACTACCTGGTATTGTCGTTGCCATTGTTTGCAAGGGAATCTCCAATTCGTATCTCAGCTCCATCGAGTCGTTCTGGGTTTGAATCTATGTTAGTTATCTTAACAGAAAACACTTTATGGGTTTTGCGCAGATCCAGTCGCCACCAGGGGCTGATGTCGTTGTTAGTGTGACTGCAGGAGCTGTCTTCCCACTTGCTGCTTGGATTCCCATCTATGGCATTATTTGCAGCGCCCATGGAATACAATGAAGACTGTATGGCTTTTCCTTGGAGTGCCAGGTTCTCTCCTGCAAGAAGAACACAGTTACTCAAATGACCATTGACATATGGACGCCTTTGCGCTTATCATTAAAAACAACCGCAACAATTTGTAGGTTTTATTAAATGCACTTCATGTATGACTTCTGATATGTCATTTGAACAAAATGCTGATTTTTCTTGCAATGTTCAATTTCATTTCTCCTGTGACTCATTGAGAAAATgtgatttcattcacagtcATAATGTGGGATGCAGGATAAGTATAACTAACCACCACTTATAAAACACTTCTTACCAAAGTTTCTTCAGTACAAATAGCTTGAAAGTGCATTCACTTCATAACATAAAAAATTTATcatatgtttctgtgtttaggTTATACCACAGTGTGGTATATGATGAAAATTACTGCATATTGTTTAGATGTATTCATGCAATAGGTAAATTTCTCACCAGTTGGGGCACGGTACCCATAGACTTCCACTTCACAGAGTGTAAGGTACTTTCCCGAACCAGGTAGAACCAAAGTCACATAACGTCCCTCCACACGATCAGAGAAAGGCAGACTGAACGATTCAGCTGCGCCAATTTTAGCAATTGTACCAACcctaacagagagagagagagaaagaaagaagcacacaaatcacattttataCAGGCAGCCTTAAGGGAACACTGGTAACGTGAAGATTAAAGAAACAGGCTTATTGAGACAGGTTGAAGGTTTGATTCTTTAAAGGTCCAATGTGTAATTTCTGCCcacatgcaaaaataaatttgaGGCACTGCTGTGCAAGAATTGCATCTTTTCTAATCACAGTGATTGCACTGTTCAAgattatgtattatttaaacagttagTGTATTAAACCTTGCAATGTTAAAcctcaaaaatgttttgaggaCTGTCCAAACTTCCAATCTTGCCTCATCTTGTGATGCCAAGTGGTTACAACATGGTGAACTAATGGACATTTTTTCATTTGGTCTAATACTGGTTCCTTACAATCTGTCTAACTGGGGGCTGTAAATTACCTTCAACTTAGTCTTGCATAGCCAGACTTATCTCCAAAGTGTTCAGCTTAACAAACCCTAGGGGCAGCTCTACTTCTCCATCGTTTTATGTTGAACTGAGAGCAGACTGGACGCTACAGTGCCTCACTATCGTCTCTTGTGACACAAGTGGTATTACAACACGGGGCAGTAGTCCAAcaagggggtggtgatggagcagtggataagatgcgtgcctttggtgtgagagacccgggttccgttccccattgtgtccctgaggaagacacttaacccctagttgctccagaggcatgcaacatctgacatttatagcaattgtaagttgcttttgataaagcgtcagctaaattaatgtaACAACACAGGACAGGCAGTACCTTActtattagcatgctaacttcagtagatatctctgcaacacaatacaagGAAGTCTTTGACATAACATTGGAGCTGTAACATCTTCACATTCTATTGAAAATGTTAGGGTTTTTTATAATTCTGGCCAAATCTtgtacacattgtacctttaaaatcaaactgaaaATCCGGGTTCTCCTCAATTTGTGTAtagttttaaatttttaaaagaGAATACAAATAATTTTTGGACATATTTGTGCAAACAGTATCTAAGTTTCAAGCCTATCGGTGGGTGGTTCCCATAACAACCGCTGACTGACATTTACGGAGTGCTGATGGGCCTAAGCTATGGTTACCACTGTCGGCTCTGTGGGCTGGCTAACTGCATGTGTTGTGatatataaaacaatttttagtgcccacacacacagattttgcACCGATCAATTATTCAAATCAGCAGCAACCTTTCCTGTTTCAACTGCACCCTTTAGCAGGAGAATCAGAGGTGGAAATGGGCAAGGCGCTCATTCAAACCTATGAACTAAACTTAATTAATTAGGCAAAATTAAAGTAACAATGTTTTCTTATTCACTCACAACGGGTTTTTTAAGCCTTTGTCTATTATAGAGTTGCCTATGCGGATCTGCAGCCCATCGATCCTGTGTTCACAGCAGTCTCCTCtgttggtgatggtgatggaggtgacAATGTAGGACTCCAGGAGGTCGACTCTCCACCAGGGGTTGGTCTCTTCAGCAGTGTGGGTACATGATCCATGATCGAAGACAGATTCACGGTTTCCATCAATAGCATTATAGGCAGCACCAAATGCGTGCACATAGCGTTTTGACTGGGTCGCTTTTCCACGCAAGGCCACATTTTCTATGGAGAAGACAGTTGAAATACATAATATAACACATATAAAGGCAGATTGTTTGTGAATTGTTGAGCTCAAATCAGTGCCTCAACTGATTATTTTACTGGTCCTGAGAGCTAACTGCACTGTAACTAAAGAAAGCACATTCAAATCgacaaaacacaaagtgcagaAAACAATCAGAAATGCTGCtgctgagaagaaaaaaaaataagtcgCAAAAGGTCATTTCCAGCGGACAGTAAATACAATTGATAAACAATGCATGGGCATGCAAGTCGTTGCAATGATTGTAGGTCACATGCATGAACACTGAACAATATGTACATTTTGTGTACACTATATGTAAAGCAAATATCTACCAAAATATCTGAATGATGCAATCAGAAtgttaaaagtgaaataaactTAAACCATTAAAGTTAATTTTCCTAAACACCTTTGATTAAAGTGTGTCTCAAGGCCACCACAGTAAGTAAATGTTTTACTCATTACAATAATCCCACAGAAAGATTTTGCAGACAAGTTTTCAGAAAAGGGGAAGTTAGTCTGCtgatactgtgtaactataataCTACATATGAATTGGGTTAGGCGTTAGGATTGATAGACAAATGTTATTCAGAGTTCACACGTGTGCTCAGATGATACTTACCATACAAGGCTGAACACATCTCCATGAGGAGCAGCCCAAGGAACACTCTGAGTTTCATCATTCTGGTTGAGACAGATGAGATTTATTAATGGACCAATTTAAATATGGCAAAAACAATTTAAGCCCCTGAAAACTTGGTGTAAAAACACTTCAAACCAGTGAAAATAgctcacacaaaaacataaaaatagaaatgacaaacaaagccctcttatttacacatttgcaCAAAATCACACATTGATGGCCTACCCATCAGAAATTTGCTGggttacaataaaataatttaggtATGTTGGTGGAACTgaattgtgttttgttgtttttctgttaccCTCAAATACattgaaaaatagaaaaactatTTTTAGGGCTCACAAAAAACTCTAATAAAATTACTCAAActtgattatttaaatttattattaaattcctactcaaagtttaaaaaatggatgATTCAGACTTAGCAATCGAGCCTAGATGGAATTGATCATATCAGTCAGGATATATAGTAAGTGTTTGATTTGATGAGTGGAAAAAGTTTCCTGGGTAGCTTCAATGTCAAGGAGCAATTCTTTTCAATTTCAATAATCCAATTTAAGCAACCTGATTTTTTGACCTGACTTGATTTTTAGATCAGATTTTAACAAATTGTAGTTGACCAACTTAAATAGTTTTATAGTTTCCAGTATTGGATAATTTTAGTTTCTATCTGATCTGAATTTCTGAACTTGAAAAACAATCTT
Coding sequences within:
- the LOC123967250 gene encoding fucolectin-7-like; this encodes MMKLRVFLGLLLMEMCSALYENVALRGKATQSKRYVHAFGAAYNAIDGNRESVFDHGSCTHTAEETNPWWRVDLLESYIVTSITITNRGDCCEHRIDGLQIRIGNSIIDKGLKNPLVGTIAKIGAAESFSLPFSDRVEGRYVTLVLPGSGKYLTLCEVEVYGYRAPTGENLALQGKAIQSSLYSMGAANNAIDGNPSSKWEDSSCSHTNNDISPWWRLDLRKTHKVFSVKITNIDSNPERLDGAEIRIGDSLANNGNDNTRCAVITSIPAGGVAEFQCNGMDGRYVNIVIPEREEFLTLCEVEVYGSRLD